The following are encoded in a window of Neomicrococcus lactis genomic DNA:
- the bcp gene encoding thioredoxin-dependent thiol peroxidase yields MTTATPEPTNIRFMVGEEAPDFELVDQQGNKVSKKSLLGTRYVMYFYPAANTPACNQQACDFRDHAMDFSSQDLPVYGVSPDSVEVLSKFADKHSLNFTLLADPEHEVSEKFGAWGEKKNYGRTYQGLIRSTFVIGEDGTFELAQYNVRAKGHVEKLLRDLKSLG; encoded by the coding sequence ATGACGACAGCAACACCAGAGCCAACAAACATTCGATTCATGGTGGGCGAAGAAGCCCCCGATTTCGAGCTCGTTGACCAGCAAGGCAACAAGGTCTCAAAGAAGAGCCTTCTGGGCACGCGCTACGTCATGTACTTCTACCCCGCCGCGAACACGCCGGCCTGCAATCAGCAAGCATGTGATTTCCGCGACCACGCGATGGACTTCAGCTCTCAGGACTTGCCGGTCTACGGAGTGTCTCCAGACTCGGTTGAAGTGCTCTCCAAGTTCGCGGACAAGCATTCGCTCAATTTCACACTGCTCGCGGATCCAGAGCATGAAGTCTCTGAAAAGTTCGGCGCGTGGGGTGAAAAGAAGAACTACGGCCGCACGTACCAAGGTCTCATCCGTTCAACGTTCGTGATCGGCGAAGACGGAACCTTCGAACTAGCTCAGTACAACGTACGTGCAAAAGGACACGTTGAGAAGTTGCTCCGTGACCTCAAAAGTCTCGGTTAG
- the ilvD gene encoding dihydroxy-acid dehydratase, translating into MTQEPTVDIKPRSRTVTDGLHAAPARGMFRAIGMGDDDFAKPQIGIASSWNEITPCNLSLNRLAQGAKEGVHSGGGYPMQFGTISVSDGISMGHEGMHFSLVSREVIADSVETVMEAERLDGSVLLAGCDKSLPGMLMAAARSNLSSVFLYAGTIMPGFAKLEDGTEKEVTLIDAFEAVGACAAGKMSKKDLDAIERAICPGEGACGGMYTANTMACIGEALGMSLPGSAAPPSADRRRDMFARQSGEAVVELLRKGIRARDIMTKKAFENAIAVTMAFGGSTNAVLHLLAIAREAEVDLTLEDFNRIGDKVPHLGDLKPFGRYVMYDVDKIGGVPVIMKALLDAGLIHGDALTVTGKTVAENLAGINPPDPDGKVLRAMDNPIHKTGGITVLHGSLVPEGAVVKSAGFDADVFEGTARVFEREQGALNALDNGEIKAGDVVVIRYEGPKGGPGMREMLAITGAIKGAGLGKDVLLLTDGRFSGGTTGLCIGHVAPEAVDGGPIAFVKDGDKIRVDIAARTLDLLVDEAELQARKVGWEPLPPRYTKGVLAKYAKLVNSASKGAYTG; encoded by the coding sequence ATGACGCAGGAACCTACAGTAGATATCAAGCCCCGAAGCCGGACCGTTACGGACGGTCTTCACGCGGCTCCAGCCCGCGGAATGTTCCGCGCAATCGGCATGGGAGACGACGACTTCGCCAAGCCTCAGATTGGCATCGCGAGCTCTTGGAACGAGATTACGCCGTGTAACTTGTCGCTGAATCGACTCGCCCAGGGCGCCAAGGAAGGCGTCCACTCTGGCGGCGGCTACCCCATGCAGTTCGGCACCATTTCCGTCTCTGACGGCATTTCGATGGGCCACGAAGGCATGCACTTCTCGCTCGTTTCACGCGAGGTCATTGCTGACTCCGTGGAAACCGTCATGGAGGCCGAGCGCCTCGACGGCTCCGTCCTTCTCGCTGGTTGTGACAAGTCCCTTCCCGGCATGCTCATGGCAGCTGCCCGTTCAAACCTTTCCTCCGTGTTCCTCTACGCGGGCACCATCATGCCGGGCTTCGCGAAGCTCGAAGATGGCACTGAAAAAGAAGTCACCCTCATCGACGCTTTCGAAGCTGTTGGCGCTTGCGCTGCCGGCAAGATGAGCAAGAAGGACCTTGACGCCATTGAGCGCGCCATCTGCCCAGGCGAAGGTGCATGTGGCGGTATGTACACCGCAAACACCATGGCGTGCATCGGCGAGGCCCTCGGCATGTCCTTGCCAGGCTCGGCAGCCCCACCATCAGCTGACCGGCGTCGCGACATGTTCGCCCGCCAGTCCGGCGAGGCCGTAGTTGAGTTGCTCCGCAAGGGCATCCGCGCTCGCGACATCATGACCAAGAAGGCTTTCGAGAACGCCATCGCCGTCACCATGGCTTTCGGTGGTTCCACCAACGCTGTCCTCCACTTGCTCGCGATCGCTCGTGAAGCTGAAGTTGATCTCACCCTCGAGGACTTCAACCGCATTGGCGACAAGGTTCCTCACTTGGGCGACCTCAAGCCATTCGGCCGCTACGTCATGTATGACGTGGACAAGATCGGTGGCGTTCCAGTAATCATGAAGGCTCTGCTCGACGCAGGCCTCATCCACGGCGACGCTTTGACAGTGACCGGCAAGACCGTTGCTGAGAACCTGGCCGGCATCAACCCACCAGATCCTGACGGCAAGGTGCTCCGCGCCATGGATAACCCGATCCACAAGACCGGTGGCATCACAGTTCTTCACGGCTCGTTGGTTCCAGAAGGTGCTGTCGTGAAGTCCGCAGGCTTCGACGCTGACGTCTTCGAAGGCACTGCTCGCGTGTTCGAGCGCGAGCAGGGCGCACTGAACGCTCTGGACAATGGCGAGATCAAGGCTGGCGACGTCGTCGTTATCCGTTACGAAGGCCCTAAGGGTGGACCGGGCATGCGCGAAATGCTCGCGATCACCGGCGCCATCAAGGGTGCTGGTCTCGGCAAGGATGTGCTTTTGCTCACGGATGGTCGCTTCTCCGGCGGCACTACGGGCTTGTGCATTGGCCACGTAGCTCCAGAAGCTGTTGACGGCGGACCTATCGCGTTCGTCAAGGACGGCGACAAGATCCGCGTTGACATAGCTGCTCGCACCTTGGACCTCTTGGTTGACGAAGCCGAGCTCCAAGCCCGCAAGGTGGGTTGGGAGCCGCTTCCTCCTCGTTACACCAAGGGTGTGCTTGCGAAGTACGCCAAGCTCGTTAACTCGGCAAGCAAGGGTGCTTACACGGGCTAA
- a CDS encoding acetolactate synthase large subunit — MSQVKPVSPQQAAKAAGWSKEPTPVSSAVEASSLIQGPNNIVAPTEMTGSQAIVRSLEELGVTDVFGLPGGAILPTYDPLMDSTKINHILVRHEQGAGHAAQGYAMVTGQVGVCIATSGPGATNLVTPIADAHMDSVPLVAITGQVNSAFIGTDAFQEADIVGITMPITKHAFLVTNPNDIPRIMAEAFYLASSGRPGPVLVDISKDAQQSKMTFEWPPKIDLPGYRTVMRGHSKQVREAAKLIAQAERPVFYVGGGVIKGHASQELLELAEYVGAPVATTLMARGAFPDSHEQHVGMPGMHGSVSAVTALQQSDLLITLGARFDDRVTGVLSTFAPNAKVIHADIDPAEISKNRTADVPIVGSVKEIIPELREAVEVAFEESGRPDLSAWWSMLNRIRETYPIGWTETADGLTAPQKVIERIGALTGPEAVYVAGVGQHQMWAAQFVKYERPHQWLNSGGLGTMGYSVPAAMGAKVGNPDRVVWAIDGDGCFQMTNQELATCVINNIPIKVAVINNSSLGMVRQWQTLFYDGRYSNTDLNTGHGTIRVPDFVKLADAYGMVGLRCERDEDIDATIQKALEINDRPVLIDFVVSADAMVWPMVPAGVSNDEIQIARGMTPTWEEED; from the coding sequence ATGAGTCAGGTAAAACCTGTGAGTCCGCAGCAGGCAGCGAAGGCTGCCGGGTGGTCCAAGGAACCGACTCCGGTCTCTTCCGCCGTGGAAGCGTCGTCCCTTATCCAAGGGCCGAATAATATCGTTGCTCCCACGGAGATGACTGGCTCACAAGCCATCGTCCGCTCATTGGAAGAACTGGGCGTCACAGACGTCTTTGGGTTGCCAGGTGGGGCCATCCTCCCTACCTACGACCCGCTCATGGACTCCACCAAGATCAACCACATCTTGGTGCGTCACGAGCAAGGAGCCGGCCACGCAGCGCAAGGCTATGCCATGGTCACCGGACAAGTTGGCGTGTGCATCGCCACGTCTGGCCCGGGCGCAACTAATCTCGTCACTCCGATCGCTGATGCCCATATGGACTCGGTGCCCCTCGTGGCTATCACGGGTCAGGTCAACAGCGCTTTCATCGGCACTGACGCCTTCCAAGAAGCGGACATTGTGGGCATTACGATGCCCATCACCAAGCATGCATTCTTGGTGACTAACCCCAATGACATTCCGCGCATCATGGCGGAAGCCTTCTACTTGGCTTCTTCCGGACGTCCCGGACCTGTCCTCGTGGACATCTCCAAGGACGCTCAGCAGTCCAAGATGACTTTTGAATGGCCACCGAAGATCGATCTTCCGGGTTACCGCACGGTGATGCGCGGTCACTCGAAGCAGGTCCGTGAAGCTGCCAAGCTCATCGCGCAAGCCGAACGTCCCGTGTTCTACGTGGGCGGCGGCGTCATCAAGGGCCACGCTTCGCAGGAACTCCTTGAGCTGGCCGAATACGTGGGCGCCCCTGTTGCCACCACGTTGATGGCTCGTGGCGCGTTCCCGGATTCCCACGAACAGCATGTGGGTATGCCAGGCATGCACGGCTCCGTATCGGCGGTGACTGCACTGCAGCAGTCTGACTTGCTGATCACGCTGGGTGCTCGCTTTGACGACCGCGTGACGGGTGTCTTGAGCACCTTCGCTCCGAACGCCAAGGTCATCCATGCTGACATTGATCCGGCAGAAATTTCCAAGAACCGCACGGCCGATGTGCCGATCGTGGGTTCCGTCAAGGAAATCATTCCGGAGCTCCGTGAGGCCGTTGAGGTTGCTTTCGAAGAGTCCGGACGCCCGGACTTGAGCGCTTGGTGGTCCATGCTGAACCGCATCCGTGAGACCTACCCGATCGGCTGGACCGAGACGGCAGACGGACTTACGGCTCCGCAGAAGGTCATTGAGCGCATTGGTGCTTTGACCGGACCGGAAGCTGTCTATGTTGCAGGCGTTGGCCAGCACCAGATGTGGGCTGCGCAGTTCGTCAAGTACGAGCGCCCTCACCAGTGGCTCAACTCCGGCGGCCTCGGAACCATGGGTTACTCCGTACCAGCAGCAATGGGCGCCAAGGTTGGCAACCCAGACCGCGTGGTGTGGGCGATCGATGGCGACGGTTGCTTCCAGATGACCAACCAGGAGCTTGCTACCTGCGTCATCAACAACATCCCCATCAAGGTTGCTGTCATCAACAACTCCTCCTTGGGCATGGTGCGCCAGTGGCAGACGTTGTTCTACGACGGCCGCTACTCCAACACCGATTTGAACACGGGCCACGGCACCATCCGCGTGCCTGACTTCGTGAAGTTGGCTGACGCCTACGGCATGGTTGGTTTGCGGTGTGAGCGTGATGAAGACATCGACGCCACCATCCAGAAGGCTCTCGAAATCAATGACCGCCCAGTCCTCATTGACTTCGTGGTCAGCGCGGACGCCATGGTGTGGCCAATGGTTCCGGCCGGCGTGTCCAATGATGAAATCCAGATTGCCCGCGGCATGACTCCAACGTGGGAAGAAGAGGACTAA
- the ilvN gene encoding acetolactate synthase small subunit: protein MSRHTLSVLVEDVPGTLTRVSGLFARRAFNIHSLAVGPTEISGVSRITVVVDAEGDLLEQVTKQLNKLVNVIKVVELLPDASVQRDHILVKVRADSASRLQVTQAADLFRAQVVDVSNDSLVIEATGGAEKLNALLSVLEPFGIREIVQSGTVAVARGSKSMSDRALRQASA from the coding sequence ATGTCTCGTCATACTTTGTCCGTCCTCGTGGAGGACGTGCCCGGTACGTTGACGCGTGTTTCCGGCTTGTTTGCTCGCCGCGCGTTCAACATTCACTCTCTTGCGGTGGGACCCACCGAAATTAGTGGCGTTTCCCGCATCACTGTTGTGGTGGACGCTGAAGGCGATTTGTTGGAGCAGGTAACCAAACAGCTCAACAAGCTCGTCAACGTTATTAAGGTCGTGGAACTTTTGCCGGATGCGTCCGTGCAGCGTGACCACATTCTCGTAAAGGTACGTGCGGATTCCGCTTCACGCTTGCAAGTAACGCAAGCGGCGGATTTGTTCCGCGCCCAGGTGGTGGACGTTTCTAACGATTCGCTCGTCATCGAAGCCACCGGTGGAGCCGAGAAGCTCAATGCTTTGCTCTCCGTGCTGGAGCCTTTTGGAATTCGCGAGATTGTGCAGTCTGGCACGGTTGCGGTGGCACGCGGCTCGAAGTCGATGTCTGATCGCGCGCTTCGTCAGGCTTCCGCGTAA
- the ilvC gene encoding ketol-acid reductoisomerase, with the protein MTELFYDDDADLSIIQGRKVAVIGYGSQGHAHSLNLRDSGVDVRVGLKEGSKSRAKAEAEGLRVVSVAEAAAEADVIMILTPDQVQAKVYAEEIADKLEEGNALFFGHGFNIRFGFIKPPANVDVALVAPKAPGHTVRREFEAGRGIPDLIAVEQDFTGKAKELALSYAKAIGGTRAGVIETTFTEETETDLFGEQAVLCGGASQLIQYGFETLTEAGYKPEIAYFEVLHELKLIVDLMWEGGIAKQRWSVSDTAEYGDYVSGPRVITPQVKENMKEVLADIQSGKFAQRFMDDQANGAKEFLELRKKGEDHPIESTGRELRKMFSWVAANDDYQEGSVAR; encoded by the coding sequence GTGACTGAATTGTTCTACGACGACGATGCTGATCTCTCGATCATCCAGGGCCGCAAGGTTGCCGTTATTGGATACGGCTCCCAGGGACATGCCCACTCTTTGAATTTGCGCGACTCCGGTGTTGACGTCCGCGTTGGTCTCAAGGAAGGCTCCAAGTCCCGCGCCAAGGCTGAGGCTGAGGGTCTGCGCGTTGTCTCCGTGGCAGAAGCTGCTGCAGAAGCAGACGTCATCATGATCCTCACCCCAGACCAAGTTCAGGCCAAGGTCTACGCAGAAGAGATCGCTGACAAGCTCGAAGAGGGCAACGCACTCTTCTTCGGCCACGGCTTCAACATCCGTTTCGGCTTCATCAAGCCCCCAGCAAACGTTGACGTTGCCTTGGTTGCTCCAAAGGCTCCAGGCCACACGGTTCGCCGCGAATTCGAAGCTGGCCGTGGTATCCCTGACTTGATCGCTGTGGAACAGGACTTCACCGGCAAGGCAAAGGAATTGGCTCTGTCCTACGCAAAGGCTATCGGCGGCACCCGTGCAGGCGTCATCGAAACCACCTTCACGGAAGAGACCGAGACGGACCTCTTCGGCGAGCAGGCTGTTCTCTGCGGTGGCGCTTCCCAGCTCATCCAGTACGGCTTCGAGACCCTCACGGAAGCTGGCTACAAGCCAGAAATCGCGTACTTCGAGGTTCTTCACGAGCTCAAGCTCATCGTTGACCTCATGTGGGAAGGCGGCATCGCCAAGCAACGTTGGTCCGTTTCTGACACCGCTGAGTACGGCGACTACGTTTCCGGCCCACGTGTCATCACGCCACAGGTCAAGGAAAATATGAAGGAAGTTCTTGCCGACATTCAGTCCGGCAAGTTCGCACAGCGCTTCATGGATGATCAGGCCAATGGCGCCAAGGAATTCCTTGAGCTTCGCAAGAAGGGCGAGGATCACCCGATCGAGTCCACGGGCCGCGAACTTCGCAAGATGTTCAGCTGGGTTGCCGCTAACGATGACTACCAAGAGGGTTCCGTAGCTCGCTAA
- the serA gene encoding phosphoglycerate dehydrogenase, producing the protein MTAKPIVLIAEELSPATIEALGPDFEVRNTNGADRTELLRDIADVDAILVRSATQVDAEAIEAAKNLKVIARAGVGLDNVDIKAATVAGVMVVNAPTSNIISAAELTVGHIVSLARNIPAANASLKNGEWKRSKYTGVELFEKTAGIIGLGRIGALVAARLQGFGMEIVAYDPYVTPARAQQLGVKLLSLDELLETSDFITIHMPKTPETLGMLGEDAFKKMKKSAFVINVARGGLVDEQALEAALDAGEIAGAGIDVFVKEPATDVPFLGRENVTVTPHLGASTDEAQEKAGIAVAKSVRLALAGELVPDAVNVAGGVIAPEVRPGIPLIEKLGRIFAALATDRVVNVDIEVAGEIAAFDVKALELSALKGVFMDVVSDSVSYVNAPVLAEQRGIAHRLLTTSVSEEFRNVLTISGAQANGDQISVSGTLTGPKQVEKLVAVDGYELEMPLAEHMIVLQYQDRPGVIGSLGSLLGSDEVNIAGMQVSRSKAGEALAVLAIDNALPEGLLERVRESVGATVAREINLSEK; encoded by the coding sequence GTGACCGCAAAACCCATTGTTTTGATCGCCGAAGAACTCTCGCCCGCCACCATTGAGGCGCTTGGTCCAGATTTCGAGGTGCGCAACACGAACGGTGCAGACCGCACCGAACTCTTGCGCGATATCGCCGATGTAGACGCCATCTTGGTGCGTTCGGCAACGCAAGTTGATGCTGAGGCTATCGAAGCCGCTAAGAACCTCAAGGTCATCGCCCGCGCCGGTGTGGGCCTGGACAACGTTGATATCAAGGCCGCCACGGTTGCCGGCGTCATGGTGGTCAACGCTCCTACCTCCAACATCATTTCTGCGGCTGAACTCACGGTGGGACACATTGTGTCTTTGGCTCGCAACATCCCAGCTGCGAACGCCTCGCTGAAGAACGGTGAGTGGAAGCGCTCCAAGTACACCGGCGTTGAGCTCTTTGAGAAGACCGCAGGCATCATCGGCTTGGGCCGCATCGGCGCTTTGGTTGCCGCACGCTTGCAGGGCTTCGGCATGGAAATCGTTGCGTACGATCCCTACGTCACGCCAGCCCGCGCCCAGCAGTTGGGTGTGAAGTTGCTGTCCCTCGACGAGCTGTTGGAAACCTCTGACTTCATCACCATCCACATGCCAAAGACCCCAGAGACCCTAGGCATGCTCGGCGAGGATGCCTTCAAGAAGATGAAGAAGTCCGCGTTTGTTATCAACGTGGCCCGCGGTGGCCTCGTGGATGAGCAGGCGCTGGAAGCTGCCCTCGACGCTGGCGAAATCGCTGGCGCCGGCATCGACGTGTTCGTCAAGGAACCAGCAACGGATGTTCCTTTCCTTGGCCGCGAGAACGTCACCGTGACCCCGCACTTGGGTGCGTCCACGGATGAAGCACAGGAAAAGGCAGGCATCGCCGTTGCCAAGTCCGTGCGCCTCGCCCTTGCTGGCGAATTGGTGCCGGATGCTGTCAACGTCGCCGGTGGCGTCATCGCTCCAGAGGTTCGCCCGGGTATCCCGCTCATCGAGAAGCTTGGCCGTATCTTCGCCGCTCTCGCAACGGACCGCGTGGTCAACGTGGACATCGAAGTTGCTGGCGAAATCGCTGCCTTCGATGTCAAGGCTCTCGAGCTGTCCGCACTCAAGGGTGTCTTTATGGACGTTGTCTCCGATTCCGTTTCCTACGTCAACGCTCCTGTGCTTGCAGAGCAGCGCGGCATTGCTCACCGTCTCCTCACCACCTCGGTGTCTGAAGAGTTCCGCAACGTTTTGACCATCTCCGGCGCTCAGGCCAATGGCGATCAGATCTCCGTCTCCGGCACTTTGACCGGTCCTAAGCAGGTCGAGAAGCTTGTCGCTGTCGATGGCTACGAACTCGAAATGCCGTTGGCTGAGCACATGATTGTCCTCCAGTACCAGGACCGCCCAGGCGTGATTGGTAGCTTGGGTTCCTTGCTGGGCAGCGATGAAGTGAACATTGCTGGCATGCAGGTGTCCCGCAGCAAGGCGGGGGAGGCCCTCGCAGTGTTGGCCATCGACAACGCCCTTCCTGAAGGACTTCTCGAGCGCGTTCGCGAAAGCGTTGGCGCCACGGTGGCTCGCGAAATCAACCTGAGCGAGAAATAG
- the metG gene encoding methionine--tRNA ligase gives MTEQQKTSAPEPFYITTAISYPNGDPHLGHAYEFIATDAMARFKRLDGYEVFFLTGTDEHGQKMLQTATKEGLTPRQLAQRNSDRFQRAQQGLGISFDRFIRTTDDDHQVACQEIWRRMEANGDIYLDKYAGWYSVRDEAFYIEDDTEVRDGVRYSKETGTEVEWTEEESYFFRLSKYQDKLLELYRDQPDFGAPRSRFNEVIRFVERGLEDLSISRTTFDWGIPVPGNDKHVMYVWVDALTNYLTGVGYPDQDSELFKKFWPADVHVIGKDISRFHAIYWPAFLMSAKIELPKRIMIHGHLHNNGIKMSKSLGNVVSPEDWVRSYGLDQMRFFLLREVPFGADGNYSHDAIVGRMNSDLANNLGNLAQRSLSMVAKNLDGVVPEPGEFTTADQEILDKAAELLTISRGYYETQEFSRALEATWAVLGDTNAYFAEQQPWVLRKTDPARMATVLYVTLEVLRRVSLLVQPVMPDSMSLLLDALGQAEGAGRTFASFNIPLAAGTQLPAPQPIFPKYEEPAEAK, from the coding sequence GTGACTGAGCAGCAAAAAACTTCCGCGCCAGAGCCGTTCTACATTACGACGGCGATTTCCTACCCGAATGGCGACCCTCACTTGGGCCATGCCTACGAGTTCATCGCCACGGATGCGATGGCTCGTTTCAAGCGGCTGGACGGCTATGAGGTGTTCTTCCTGACCGGCACGGACGAGCACGGCCAGAAGATGCTCCAGACGGCCACCAAGGAAGGCCTGACTCCTCGCCAGTTGGCGCAGCGAAATTCGGATCGCTTCCAGCGCGCTCAGCAGGGCCTGGGCATTAGCTTTGATCGCTTCATTCGCACCACCGACGATGACCACCAAGTGGCCTGCCAGGAAATTTGGCGCCGCATGGAAGCAAACGGCGACATCTACTTGGACAAGTACGCCGGCTGGTACTCGGTGCGCGACGAAGCCTTCTACATCGAAGATGACACGGAAGTGCGCGACGGCGTTCGGTACTCGAAGGAGACCGGTACCGAGGTTGAGTGGACTGAAGAGGAATCCTACTTCTTCCGCCTCTCGAAGTACCAGGACAAGCTTTTGGAGCTCTACCGCGACCAGCCTGACTTCGGCGCTCCCCGTTCGCGTTTCAACGAAGTCATCCGCTTCGTAGAGCGTGGCCTCGAAGATCTTTCGATTTCCCGCACCACCTTTGACTGGGGCATCCCGGTACCCGGTAATGACAAGCACGTGATGTACGTGTGGGTGGACGCGTTGACGAACTACCTCACGGGCGTGGGCTACCCAGATCAGGATTCGGAACTGTTCAAGAAGTTCTGGCCAGCGGACGTTCACGTCATTGGCAAGGACATCTCGCGCTTCCACGCCATTTACTGGCCAGCATTCTTGATGTCGGCCAAGATCGAGTTGCCCAAGCGCATCATGATCCACGGCCACCTGCACAACAACGGCATCAAGATGTCCAAGTCTTTGGGCAATGTGGTCTCGCCTGAAGATTGGGTGCGCTCCTACGGGCTAGACCAAATGCGTTTCTTCTTGCTCCGTGAAGTTCCTTTCGGAGCTGACGGCAACTACTCGCATGATGCCATTGTGGGCCGCATGAATTCTGATCTCGCGAACAACTTGGGCAACCTCGCGCAGCGCTCCTTGTCCATGGTGGCTAAGAACTTGGACGGCGTCGTGCCGGAACCTGGGGAGTTCACCACAGCGGACCAGGAGATCTTGGACAAGGCCGCCGAACTTCTTACGATCTCTCGTGGCTACTACGAGACGCAGGAATTCAGCCGTGCGCTCGAAGCAACGTGGGCTGTCCTGGGCGATACGAACGCGTACTTCGCCGAGCAGCAGCCGTGGGTACTCCGCAAGACGGATCCTGCACGCATGGCCACCGTGCTGTACGTGACATTGGAAGTTCTGCGTCGCGTGTCCTTGCTCGTTCAGCCAGTCATGCCAGATTCTATGAGCCTACTGTTGGACGCACTCGGTCAGGCCGAGGGTGCGGGACGCACGTTCGCTTCCTTCAATATCCCGCTCGCTGCCGGCACGCAGCTTCCTGCACCGCAGCCGATCTTCCCCAAATATGAGGAACCTGCTGAAGCAAAGTAA